A section of the Venturia canescens isolate UGA chromosome 11, ASM1945775v1, whole genome shotgun sequence genome encodes:
- the Oatp26F gene encoding solute carrier organic anion transporter family member 4A1 isoform X2, translated as MRDKFVVRPVLGEVGGLPSQLPELQLHPDETEIGKKTVITDQAYRKNQQRRESIDEVEVEADERAAKCGWLWFRPSYLQKFRTAKWALFWLCWAGAMQGMVVNGFINVVITTIEKRFGLRSSQTGLIAGGYDIASFFLLVPVSYLGGRSKASKPRYIGAGVVALGLGSLVFASPHYLAGTYRGGERSENVCQDFTNSSYSTNSHSCDGLNTEHNDVEPYSGLYLAIFLVAQLLQGAGAAPFFTLGVTYIDENVSKKMSSVYLGIYYTMAVIGPAMGYVIGGELLKIYTDFPVVDPATIGLTPDSNVWIGAWWIGFLAAAVICFAVAIPLLAFPAILPGSEELAKDRISEAHKGTSGSSNGTEEAFSKIRQMPKELAQLLKNPAFFMLNLAGASDGFLIAGFASFLPKLIENQFSVSASSAALLIGLVTVPAGGGGTFLGGYLVKRWNLSCSGILKFCLLATAACVVFTLCFALNCPNLEFAGLTVPYHATQSGPPNLESTCNKACGCFNVDFDPICGSDGITYYSPCHAGCHRGRTINDVKVYEECSCIDAAPLNTTSTSETGANVITSYEAINTTCPSGCGHLWLFAVLAFGIMFMTFLCTMPALSSTLRVVRDEQRSFALGIQWIKVRILGTIPAPIIFGALIDDTCILWHESCEDGRGACLVYDNLYMSRYMLALAFIGKAATLLFFFMAWWFYVPPTTSDKTSGRQSQQPIQSISTITNSDNSLPPQNDSTSNHQLRAHPTIVGLSYK; from the exons ATGCGTGACAAGTTCGTCGTCCGT CCGGTTTTGGGTGAGGTGGGGGGCCTACCGAGTCAACTTCCGGAGCTGCAGTTGCATCCGGACGAGACGGAAATAGGTAAAAAGACAGTAATTACGGATCAGGCTTATCGTAAGAATCAGCAGCGGAGGGAAAGCATCGACGAGGTCGAGGTCGAGGCCGACGAGCGGGCAGCGAAATGCGGTTGGCTCTGGTTCAGACCTTCTTACCTGCAAAAGTTTCGCACCGCAAAATGGGCCCTGTTTTGGCTTTGTTGGGCAGGGGCGATGCAAg GAATGGTGGTCAATGGATTTATAAATGTCGTTATAACGACGATAGAAAAGAGGTTTGGTCTCAGGTCCTCGCAAACTGGACTCATCGCTGGGGGCTATGACATTgccagtttttttcttctcgtcccAGTTAGCTATTTGGGAGGGCGGTCGAAAGCATCGAAACCAAG ATACATCGGAGCAGGAGTCGTTGCCTTGGGTCTCGGAAGCTTGGTTTTCGCGTCGCCGCATTATTTGGCCGGAACCTACAGAGGTGGCGAACGATCCGAAAACGTGTGTCAGGATTTCACTAATTCGAGCTACTCCACAAACTCG caCTCTTGCGACGGCCTTAATACCGAGCACAATGACGTTGAGCCCTACAGTGGCCTTTATCTTGCGATCTTCCTCGTTGCACAACTCCTCCAAGGCGCCGGTGCAGCCCCATTTTTCACCCTCGGTGTAACCTACATCGATGAAAAcgtctcgaaaaaaatgtcctcCGTTTACTTGG GCATTTATTACACGATGGCTGTCATCGGGCCTGCAATGGGCTACGTCATCGGTGGAGAACTGTTGAAAATCTACACCGATTTCCCCGTCGTCGATCCTGCAAC AATTGGCCTGACACCGGATTCGAACGTTTGGATCGGTGCCTGGTGGATCGGGTTTCTCGCAGCTGCCGTTATTTGCTTCGCAGTGGCGATTCCTCTTCTCGCATTCCCAGCGATTTTGCctg GTTCCGAAGAATTGGCGAAAGACAGAATATCCGAAGCGCATAAAGGAACTTCCGGTTCCTCCAACGGTACGGAAGaggctttttcaaaaattcgtcaaATGCCCAAAGAGCTCGCCCAACTGTTGAAAAATCCAGCCTTTTTCATGCTCAACCTTGCCGGTGCGAGCGATGGATTTTTAATTGCCGGCTTCGCTTCGTTCTTGCctaaattgattgaaaatcaattctcCGTCAGCGCGAGCTCTGCAGCTCTTTTAATAG GATTGGTGACCGTGCCAGCTGGAGGGGGAGGAACATTTTTGGGCGGCTATTTGGTCAAACGTTGGAATTTATCGTGTTCaggaatattgaaattttgccTCCTGGCGACAGCAGCCTGCGTCGTTTTTACTCTGTGCTTTGCCCTCAATTGTCCAAACTTGGAGTTTGCTGGTTTGACCGTTCCCTATCACGCTACTCAAAG CGGCCCTCCGAATCTCGAGAGTACCTGCAACAAGGCCTGCGGCTGTTTCAACGTGGATTTCGATCCAATTTGTGGGTCCGATGGAATAACGTACTATTCGCCGTGCCACGCTGGCTGTCATCGAGGCAGGACAATCAATGACGTCAAA GTGTACGAGGAATGTAGCTGCATCGATGCCGCGCCGTTGAACACGACGAGCACCTCAGAGACTGGGGCTAACGTGATAACATCTTACGAGGCCATTAACACGACTTGTCCGAGTGGCTGCGGCCACTTGTGGCTCTTCGCGGTCCTCGCATTCGGTATTATGTTTATGACGTTTTTATGCACGATGCCAGCGCTCTCGTCAACTCTGAGGGTCGTCAGGGACGAGCAAAGGTCGTTTGCCCTTGGAATCCAGTGGATTAAAGTGAGGATTTTGGGCACCATACCAGCCCCCATTATTTTTGGTGCTCTCATCGACGACACGTGCATACTTTGGCATGAAAGTTGCGAGGACGGCAGGGGCGCCTGCCTCGTCTACGATAATTTATACATGAGCCG GTACATGCTGGCCCTCGCATTTATCGGGAAAGCTGCTACTTTGCTCTTCTTCTTTATGGCCTGGTGGTTCTACGTCCCACCAACAACGAGCGACAAAACCTCCGGCAGACAATCTCAACAGCCGATACAATCGATCTCAACCATCACCAACAGTGATAACTCGCTCCCTCCTCAAAACGACTCCACTTCGAATCACCAACTGCGCGCTCATCCAACGATCGTTGGCCTAtcgtacaaataa
- the Oatp26F gene encoding solute carrier organic anion transporter family member 4A1 isoform X1, with amino-acid sequence MTSGVESLNYLSPAIEMLPVLGEVGGLPSQLPELQLHPDETEIGKKTVITDQAYRKNQQRRESIDEVEVEADERAAKCGWLWFRPSYLQKFRTAKWALFWLCWAGAMQGMVVNGFINVVITTIEKRFGLRSSQTGLIAGGYDIASFFLLVPVSYLGGRSKASKPRYIGAGVVALGLGSLVFASPHYLAGTYRGGERSENVCQDFTNSSYSTNSHSCDGLNTEHNDVEPYSGLYLAIFLVAQLLQGAGAAPFFTLGVTYIDENVSKKMSSVYLGIYYTMAVIGPAMGYVIGGELLKIYTDFPVVDPATIGLTPDSNVWIGAWWIGFLAAAVICFAVAIPLLAFPAILPGSEELAKDRISEAHKGTSGSSNGTEEAFSKIRQMPKELAQLLKNPAFFMLNLAGASDGFLIAGFASFLPKLIENQFSVSASSAALLIGLVTVPAGGGGTFLGGYLVKRWNLSCSGILKFCLLATAACVVFTLCFALNCPNLEFAGLTVPYHATQSGPPNLESTCNKACGCFNVDFDPICGSDGITYYSPCHAGCHRGRTINDVKVYEECSCIDAAPLNTTSTSETGANVITSYEAINTTCPSGCGHLWLFAVLAFGIMFMTFLCTMPALSSTLRVVRDEQRSFALGIQWIKVRILGTIPAPIIFGALIDDTCILWHESCEDGRGACLVYDNLYMSRYMLALAFIGKAATLLFFFMAWWFYVPPTTSDKTSGRQSQQPIQSISTITNSDNSLPPQNDSTSNHQLRAHPTIVGLSYK; translated from the exons CCGGTTTTGGGTGAGGTGGGGGGCCTACCGAGTCAACTTCCGGAGCTGCAGTTGCATCCGGACGAGACGGAAATAGGTAAAAAGACAGTAATTACGGATCAGGCTTATCGTAAGAATCAGCAGCGGAGGGAAAGCATCGACGAGGTCGAGGTCGAGGCCGACGAGCGGGCAGCGAAATGCGGTTGGCTCTGGTTCAGACCTTCTTACCTGCAAAAGTTTCGCACCGCAAAATGGGCCCTGTTTTGGCTTTGTTGGGCAGGGGCGATGCAAg GAATGGTGGTCAATGGATTTATAAATGTCGTTATAACGACGATAGAAAAGAGGTTTGGTCTCAGGTCCTCGCAAACTGGACTCATCGCTGGGGGCTATGACATTgccagtttttttcttctcgtcccAGTTAGCTATTTGGGAGGGCGGTCGAAAGCATCGAAACCAAG ATACATCGGAGCAGGAGTCGTTGCCTTGGGTCTCGGAAGCTTGGTTTTCGCGTCGCCGCATTATTTGGCCGGAACCTACAGAGGTGGCGAACGATCCGAAAACGTGTGTCAGGATTTCACTAATTCGAGCTACTCCACAAACTCG caCTCTTGCGACGGCCTTAATACCGAGCACAATGACGTTGAGCCCTACAGTGGCCTTTATCTTGCGATCTTCCTCGTTGCACAACTCCTCCAAGGCGCCGGTGCAGCCCCATTTTTCACCCTCGGTGTAACCTACATCGATGAAAAcgtctcgaaaaaaatgtcctcCGTTTACTTGG GCATTTATTACACGATGGCTGTCATCGGGCCTGCAATGGGCTACGTCATCGGTGGAGAACTGTTGAAAATCTACACCGATTTCCCCGTCGTCGATCCTGCAAC AATTGGCCTGACACCGGATTCGAACGTTTGGATCGGTGCCTGGTGGATCGGGTTTCTCGCAGCTGCCGTTATTTGCTTCGCAGTGGCGATTCCTCTTCTCGCATTCCCAGCGATTTTGCctg GTTCCGAAGAATTGGCGAAAGACAGAATATCCGAAGCGCATAAAGGAACTTCCGGTTCCTCCAACGGTACGGAAGaggctttttcaaaaattcgtcaaATGCCCAAAGAGCTCGCCCAACTGTTGAAAAATCCAGCCTTTTTCATGCTCAACCTTGCCGGTGCGAGCGATGGATTTTTAATTGCCGGCTTCGCTTCGTTCTTGCctaaattgattgaaaatcaattctcCGTCAGCGCGAGCTCTGCAGCTCTTTTAATAG GATTGGTGACCGTGCCAGCTGGAGGGGGAGGAACATTTTTGGGCGGCTATTTGGTCAAACGTTGGAATTTATCGTGTTCaggaatattgaaattttgccTCCTGGCGACAGCAGCCTGCGTCGTTTTTACTCTGTGCTTTGCCCTCAATTGTCCAAACTTGGAGTTTGCTGGTTTGACCGTTCCCTATCACGCTACTCAAAG CGGCCCTCCGAATCTCGAGAGTACCTGCAACAAGGCCTGCGGCTGTTTCAACGTGGATTTCGATCCAATTTGTGGGTCCGATGGAATAACGTACTATTCGCCGTGCCACGCTGGCTGTCATCGAGGCAGGACAATCAATGACGTCAAA GTGTACGAGGAATGTAGCTGCATCGATGCCGCGCCGTTGAACACGACGAGCACCTCAGAGACTGGGGCTAACGTGATAACATCTTACGAGGCCATTAACACGACTTGTCCGAGTGGCTGCGGCCACTTGTGGCTCTTCGCGGTCCTCGCATTCGGTATTATGTTTATGACGTTTTTATGCACGATGCCAGCGCTCTCGTCAACTCTGAGGGTCGTCAGGGACGAGCAAAGGTCGTTTGCCCTTGGAATCCAGTGGATTAAAGTGAGGATTTTGGGCACCATACCAGCCCCCATTATTTTTGGTGCTCTCATCGACGACACGTGCATACTTTGGCATGAAAGTTGCGAGGACGGCAGGGGCGCCTGCCTCGTCTACGATAATTTATACATGAGCCG GTACATGCTGGCCCTCGCATTTATCGGGAAAGCTGCTACTTTGCTCTTCTTCTTTATGGCCTGGTGGTTCTACGTCCCACCAACAACGAGCGACAAAACCTCCGGCAGACAATCTCAACAGCCGATACAATCGATCTCAACCATCACCAACAGTGATAACTCGCTCCCTCCTCAAAACGACTCCACTTCGAATCACCAACTGCGCGCTCATCCAACGATCGTTGGCCTAtcgtacaaataa